From a region of the Odontesthes bonariensis isolate fOdoBon6 chromosome 2, fOdoBon6.hap1, whole genome shotgun sequence genome:
- the pik3ap1 gene encoding phosphoinositide 3-kinase adapter protein 1: MEEPISSTESANSESLPTYELLILHTAEAEEWATYLQQILESFRKFHRTSILPYVVSSADQLRGYNFEVFQSCRCIVLLLSGVFMDILCDHELQGALQRLLYPPHRVVAFLCGVSEDDITADTFTDWPSWRKLYAEDEPSVYLSTILESITDSRRAEAKLESEAAAVSVRLHMTPDSSTENPTSREKEEVEVLEEQKYSVLKDEEPVMTRSPKSREKSPPTHLNCLTVQPNRVLCGEHETLFIIFATKVDDCSVAKVEFSSENVAAKRMPVTLENEYTISVAAPDMPAGVISLTLYTERSCVSLRPVTYYTSMGEVSRYLEKAADPVNFICQAFNFTLNATESLDTLLTDSFKSRTPATGLQLFGVRQIEEDNMTAYQRNEELPTLLHFAARYGLKKLTTVLLNCPGSLQAYSVMNKNGDYPNKLAEKSGFIELRHFMDEYVQTADMLNSHLEDANSGAEVYETMLGSSQDIMMKYSGCSEDIYESMVEINPECADGLYEMMTGAVENPEEAMLRKFFQAKPHATKDQVDNLYPENEEEERHEQNNFDQTEDEIEDPYNLNMEDIYDTVDLNSTYGPAVLNRPPAPIPRPEHESEPDKPATYISRVFSDRGTSQSKATEAGSPAVRPINEPPTSTYDPYAGMKTPGQRQLICLQERVKVGEITVDEAVQEFKAWQFDNERRSYSLRYQQDNLKKLRDSITRRHKEREKSGKELDFEISAPMQRNLYWGSNVTLECAVYEPTARVMPLPPPPAQTIQRGSWKTSSTSSSCSTESNRLSTHSIFSCSSGTEPEFEDAVENLPIPPRPPRLSDATALIPPPRIPPRIPERVPEMLHERYISYPTRAVPQRPLCRQPDSAPPLPRRMR, translated from the exons ATGGAGGAACCAATCTCAAGTACTGAATCAG CCAACTCCGAATCCCTCCCAACATACGAGCTGCTGATTCTGCACACCGCTGAGGCCGAAGAATGGGCGACGTATTTGCAGCAGATCTTGGAATCTTTTCGAAAGTTCCACAGAACGTCCATCTTGCCGTATGTGGTGAGCTCGGCCGATCAGCTCCGCGGATATAACTTTGAAGTTTTCCAGAGCTGCAGGTGCATTGTGCTGCTCCTCTCAGGAGTTTTCATGGACATCCTCTGCGACCACGAGCTGCAGGGAGCACTACAGAGACTCCTTTATCCTCCGCACAGAGTGGTGGCATTTCTATGTGGAGTGTCAGAGGATGACATCACGGCAGACACTTTCACAGACTGGCCAAGCTGGAGGAAACTCTATGCTGAAGATGAGCCTTCCGTTTACCTTTCCACCATTTTGGAATCGATCACTGACA gcAGACGAGCAGAGGCCAAGCTTGAGAgcgaagctgctgcagtctccGTACGTTTGCATATGACACCAGACTCTTCAACTGAAAATCCCACCTCTCGTGAAAAAGAGGAAGTTGAGGTGTTAGAGGAGCAAAAATACAGCGTCTTGAAGGATGAAGAGCCTGTGATGACTAGGAGTccaaaaagcagagaaaaaagtCCACCCACACACCTCAACTGTCTCACCGTTCAACCGAACAGAGTTCTGTGCGGG GAACACGAGACACTTTTTATCATTTTCGCAACCAAAGTGGATGACTGCTCAGTTGCAAAAGTGGAGTTTTCATCTGAAAACGTTGCGGCAAAAAGGATGCCAGTCACTCTGGAGAATGAATACACAATAAGTGTTGCAGCACCTG ATATGCCTGCTGGAGTGATCTCACTCACTTTGTACACTGAGCGATCGTGTGTCAGCCTGAGGCCTGTCACATATTATACCAGTATGGGAGAAGTCAGTCGGTATCTTGAAAAGGCTGCTGATCCAGTTAACTTCATCTGCCAG GCCTTTAACTTCACATTGAATGCAACAGAATCTCTGGACACCTTGCTAACTGACTCATTTAAATCCAGGACGCCTGCGACTGGTCTTCAGCTGTTTGgtgtcagacagattgaagaaGACAACATGACAGCGT atcaACGGAACGAGGAGCTTCCCACTTTGCTCCACTTCGCTGCTCGGTACGGCTTGAAGAAGCTTACCACTGTGCTCCTCAACTGTCCCGGGTCTCTGCAGGCTTACAGTGTGATGAACAAGAACGGAGACTACCCAAACAAGCTGGCGGAGAAGAGTGGCTTTATTGAGCTCAGACATTTTATGGATGAATATGTT CAAACAGCAGACATGCTCAACTCCCACTTGGAGGACGCAAACAGTGGCGCAGAAGTATATGAGACGATGTTGGGAAGCTCTCAAGATATCATGATGAAGTACTCAGGTTGCTCAGAAGACATTTACGAGTCAATGGTGGAGATCAACCCTGAGTGTGCAGACGGCCTCT acGAAATGATGACCGGAGCAGTTGAGAATCCAGAGGAAGCGATGCTCAGGAAGTTCTTCCAAG CGAAACCACATGCCACAAAAGACCAGGTCGACAATCTGTACCCTGAaaacgaggaagaagaaagacaTGAACAAAATAACTTTGATCAGACTGAGGATGAGATTGAGGATCCATACAATCTTAATATGGAAGATATCTATGATACTGTGGATTTAAACAGCACCTATGGCCCAGCAGTCCTAAATCGCCCACCAGCCCCTATCCCCAGACCTGAGCACGAGTCGGAACCTGACAAACCTGCGACCTACATTTCTAGAG TATTTTCAGATAGAGGTACATCCCAAAGTAAAGCAACGGAAGCAGGAAGTCCTGCAG TTCGGCCAATAAATGAACCCCCCACATCAACTTACGATCCTTATGCTGGGATGAAGACCCCCGGGCAGAGGCAGCTCATATGCCTGCAGGAGAGGGTAAAAGTGGGGGAAATAACTGTGGATGAGGCAGTCCAAGAGTTCAAGGCTTGGCAGTTTGACAACGAGAGGAGGTCGTACTCCTTACGCTATCAGCAG GACAATCTAAAGAAATTACGGGACAGCATCACCAGGCGtcacaaagagagagagaagtcAGGAAAGGAACTCG ATTTCGAAATAAGCGCTCCAATGCAGAGGAACTTATATTGGGGCTCAAACGTGACATTAGAGTGTGCTGTCTATGAGCCGACAGCCAGAGTGATGCCTCTGCCCCCTCCACCGGCTCAGACTATCCAGAGAGGCAGCTGGAAGACAAGCAGCACATCCAGCTCATGCA gcacagagagcaacagactCAGCACTCAcagcattttcagctgcagcagCGGGACAGAGCCTGAGTTTGAG gACGCAGTTGAAAATCTCCCTATTCCACCTCGACCTCCGCGACTATCCGATGCCACAGCGCTGATTCCTCCGCCCAGGATCCCTCCACGGATCCCAGAAAG